The Perca flavescens isolate YP-PL-M2 chromosome 8, PFLA_1.0, whole genome shotgun sequence DNA window TTATGTAGCAGTTCTGTGGTGCATTCACTATAGCTTTCAGCTCAACCATCCACATAAATTATTAATGCTTTTTAACTgctattaaaaagaaatatgaaatatgCCCTTCTGATCAATACATTTCATTCCAGTGTCACCTCTCTATGGATTTACAATATTGTCCATCCATCCTAGCTGACAATATGCTGCAACTATACAGTAAAAAGATTGCACTTCTACCATCCTGTAGATTAAATACTAAAATACAGAATCCTTACTCTAActgaagtaaaaaaacaaactgtaacCATGTTTGATATTGTCAAAACCTAAATCATCCAGAATGCACCGCTCCGATTGCTGGTTTAATTGTGTATgtgttacattatttttttctttttcttttattggctgTGCTAAATCACACCTGCTCCATGTTCGTCTATGCGCGGCCACACCTACGAGGCGCTACTGTGTGACACGATGCTTAATAACAATCAAGCACTCTCTCAATCTGCACCGGAAAGATCCTAATCCACTCTGACAGAGAAACACCTGATGGCCCTGCATACTGCTCCAACAATTCCTactagtacacacacacgcgcgcacacacacacacacacacacacacacacacacacacacacacacacacgcacacgttgAAGGTTTTatgccttcttcttcttcttcttcttcttcttcttcttcttcttcttcttcttcttatgcTTAGTTAATCAGAGGAATACCACTTTAAATGTGAACTGGATTTAGTGTATGCTAATATCATTCGCTCACTTTCTTCCTGTCAGATATGATTAGGTCAGGTCTGTATCCTTACATTGATCTGGGTGCAGAGCAGACAGGTGGCTCACACCAGCCATGGGTGCAGGCATGTCAGCTCTTAATATGTGAGGTTTTGTGTACAACATTTTTATGATTTGACTGAGGTTGCTATGGACCAtaggcaacagcagcagcaggtggcTCCGAGTCATTGTCAGAGATTGTATTTGGATGCCTTTACATTAAATCTAGTAGTTTGTCTTGATTATGGATTAGGATTGTGCTGTGAAAGACAGGTAAGAAAGAGCACATTTATGCAGCAGTCAAAGTTATTTGATGCTGCAGACGCATAGCTGTTTAAAGTTGAGTTTGATCAATCATTATTGATTGGGCGCAGACTTCAAATTGGATACACTGCTACAGTATTACACATCCAAGGCTACAGAACAGTAATGACATTAATAGAGGCAAATGCGATAATAGCTCAAATGACCGTAATCCGTGGAAtgggtggggtgtgtgtgtgtgtgtgtgtgtctgtgtgtgtgtttgtgtgtgtggaggggtgtCATACTCTCTCCCcccctgttttttttgtttttggaatgAGTGCTAAGGAATACCAGTTTAAGAAAAATGTAGTGGATCAACTATATTATAATAGAATATACTCACTCTTTCATGTCAGATATGGTTAGGTCAGTACCATATGGTTACATTAATTTCTGATCTGCAGCTCAGAGCAGACACGctgctcacacaaacacactactgCTGCCAGCCTGCCAGCTTTTTATCTGTGTGGTTTTGTGCACATCATTTTCATGACTGACTGAGGTTGCAGTCCAGGATGATGTAAGCCTGTGTTAATTCAGTGTGGACAGTGCGGGCTTTGTTCTGTGCCCTTTGGTACTGCACTAGAGCTGTGCAGAGCTCACTTATGTGACCTCTACCATTGTAGCACGATGTGAATTTGAAGCTTTGTTTTGCTGCtgcagttgaataaaaaaaaaaaaaaaaaggaagctgGGCTGGGGAGAAGTGAAGCATATTTTAGCTTTCCATTTGGATATTCTTCCTTTAACTTTAGTTTGCATTTTTGCATCATCAAGTTGTTTATTTTCCTTAGTACTCTTGTGACATAATTATCCTGGTAAAggtttttattcaaatatgCAATAGACCTGCTGAAAAAGCTTAACACTTTtactttaatctttttttttttaagcgcaGATTTGTGAAATGCAAAGGAAGGGCAATGAAAGCAGACAGTCTTTGATGTTTGTGCTGCCTTAGTGTTATGTGTCAGTACAAAATGAGATCAAGACAAAGATTTTCACCTTACCCTTTAGTAAAGATGAGATATTTGTTGAGGAAGCCTTTGTGGTTAGACTTAATCAGCATTTTCACGGTCTTCAACAATAATCTAAAACCACAGGTATACATTAACACAGGATGACGAAAGTCAGAACCTACTTAGCTCTATTTCCTGACCTATTTGTGGTGCATCAGTGGCATTATATAGCAGCTGCAAAAGTATAGATTTACACCCTTAATTGACAGCCAAGAGCCCCACTGACATTATACTGTACTCACCTATTCTTGGGGTTTCCGAGGGggaaattaatatttgaataatttatttgtttttgcagAATTAGAATGCACTTAATgttccttttgttttctctttaggTCTGAGCTACAACAAACAGACATTTCATCCGAGCAGCATGAATCCACATCCTGTTTCAGCTGAATAAGTACAAACAGTCAGCATACAGTTCACTGCTAACCTTCCGACCATCCCACACAGACACCTCTGACCACCATACTGTAACATCAGCCAGTCCCTGAAAGGACAGCTTCATTACCCTGTCCACCCACCCAATTAGGAGCCAGATGGCGCTTCTGGCCAATCAAATCATGGATGCAAGGATTCTCAGCAGTATGAACGGGAGAGCAGAGCTTTCCCAGTTCTTGAGAGTCAGCAATCAAAGCATCGCCTCCCAGGTAAATTCCACCCAGGAACAGGACAGCCGCAAGAACAGGAAGTATCCCTGCCCGTTGTGTGGAAAGCGCTTCCGCTTCAACAGCATCCTTTCCCttcacatgcgcacacacactggCGAGAAGCCATTCAAGTGCCCATACTGCGACCACAGGGCTGCACAGAAGGGCAACCTGAAGATACACCTCCGTACTCACAAGCAAGGCATTCTGGGTAAAGGCCGTGGGCGAATTAGGGAGGAGAACAGATTGCTTCATGAGCTTGAGGAAAGGGCGATACTAAGGGACAGGCAGACGCGAGCTGGTCATGTTAGCCAACAGCAAACATCGATTATAAACCAACTTCAAAAGCCCCAGCTGTTACAGACTGTCCCGACACAACCCCCATTCTTAACTAACTCTGGTGCTACAAAGAGCCAGCCACACGCATCCACCTCCCCTAAGGTGACTCCCGTCCCTGATGATCCCATCCAGCCCCAACCCATCGGCTTCCGCTGCTCATTCTGTAAGGGAAAGttcaggaagcagcaggagcTTGAGCGCCACATCAGGATCCTGCACAAACCCTATAAATGCACCTTATGCGAGTTTGCTGCCTCACAGGAGGAGGAGCTGATCGGCCACGTTGAGATGGCGCATATAACTGCTGATTCGGGCTTAGGGCAGAGGCCTGCGATGGGGGCCGGTGACAAGAAGAAGCCCGCTGGCGAATTCCCCTGCGAGGTGTGCGGCCAGACCTTCAGCCAGGCCTGGTTCCTGAAGGGTCACATGAGGAAACACAAGGACTCCTTTGAGCACTGCTGTCAAATCTGTGGCCGTCGTTTCAAAGAGCCCTGGTTTCTCAAGAACCACATGAAGGTCCACCTCAATAAGCTGGCTGCTAAGCGTAATCTCCCTGCCGAGCATGACACCTGCGTTGACATGAACAACCTATCACAAGACCACCAGAGCACCCTCTACTCGCAGTACATCACCCGCATTCACAACAGGTTCCTCATGGCCGAGAGAGCCGACCATCAAGATTACAACCAGATACTTGCCACAGCAGGAGTTGACATGAAAGTTAGGGAGATGTTAGGGAGGATGATTTCCTCAGGCCCTTTGACAGATGCAGATTGTTCCTCTTTGCTGAGTTTAAACCATCACCACCCTCCACTGAGCTCCACTAGCATGGAATATCTGCAGAAGATCACGTCAAACAGAGATacactcagcagcagcagtagcagcagctaCCCAGGCTGGCAGATCATGACACCAGGGCTGCCTGTTGAACAGCAAATGTTCGGTCCTAAAGACCAGCAGCAGTGCGCCTCCTACCTGACTGAGACATGTGTCCCTGTAGACGATGGGAAAGTGTGTCTCGCCGACCCAGACACTAAGGCCATCAGCAGACCCGGTAGCCCAGGCAGCGCGAGTCATCCTGGACCAGAGATGGGGAGCTCCCACTCTGGCAGTGGTCTCGACCATCGACCACAGTCTTCTTCTCCAGCTACAGGTAACTCAGTCAAGGAAAGCTCTTTCTGTTATAAGATCTTGTTAAAGATTCTGTTAAATGAATGATTTGACATGTTTCAtcatatttcagttcagtttactTGACATGAGAAGTACTACGCAGGCactgccctacaaaggcaaaaGACCATAACTCGCCCGAGTGTGGAACTtagaaaaatgactttaaagtttTTTGTTGTCCAGCCAAATGAATTATAGGTAGGAAACAGGAAATCTGGCAATTAGATGCAATGTATCTACATAAAAAATCTTAAGCTCCAACTTGACTTTTGACCTCTATttttttgaagttattgtactctGCCTTTGTATTGTCTGCAAAAAGTGAAAGGTCACGCCAAGGCAAAAGGCAGTAACTTCCAAATGATCAATATTTGGTTGCTGATCACCATTTACAAAATCATTAAAGTAACACGTCTATAAAATGTAGTGATCATGGCCTGTATGTCTGATGACTTACAATTACTTATGGCCATTTACTGTACTTTTTGCTATCCTGAACCGTAACTCAAAATGAGCATTCcaaaaataaagtcaaagaGCAGTTACTGGTGTTATGGTGTTCTGCCTTGGTTTTTCCTGGGCTTTTAGAAGTTACTGTTAAGACAACCCattattttctcaaaaaaacaaaacaacgaAACTGACTCAAGATACTTATCCACATGTTAAAGGATGTCTCGAATGTCCCAAAAATATCATTAACTTATTCTCAAACCAAAAACGAAGTTACTGCCTTTTGCCTTTGCAGGGCAGAGCAGGATAATGCCTTAGTTGCTCTGGAGGGAGCTTTCCAAAGTTTTGACAAAAATAACTCTGATGATGGCATCAGGGTCTAATGAATCACACTATTCAGTTGCATTATAGGAAAGGTAGTATATGGAGCTCGATCCATATACATATACCATATTGACattaaaagtcaaatatctgGTCCTCTGCTGATTTGATTTtgaacaatcttttttttttttacttaattttaATGTTTACTTAATTTTTAATTGACAGTAGAAGGGTGAACAGGAAATGCAAGGAGAGAGAGGTCCCCACCTGAATTAAAACCAGAAAGGTTTACTATAATCTGTCTCTTGCAAGTCCCCCAAATTTATGGAAGTAACATACTGAATCACTGGAGGGcccttttttaatattttgtcagtttttttgcAGGATTACATGTTTCTATTCTGAGAATTGATATGAGGTACGATGACAGACTTACAGACAGACCTTATTTCTGTGCACTAATTAAATCTGCTTAGAATATCAAAACAAAGGATCCAATTTCTGCATCTCGtaatcttttcttttaaaaactaaataaaaatataaagtagctAAGTGACAGCTGTTGCCTCATATTTTACTTCTCACTTAGTGTAGGTGGACATCTAGCGCAGGGTCAGCTACACCACCACAGATATTACTGTCATCCACAAGGACTTTGTCTTCCTTTTAAAGATAATGGCATCATGTTGAATTGCAGGGATAATTAGTACCCTCTATTTTATATCCGTCACATCCCCACCCCTTGCCTACGGGGGCACAAGATGTTAATGCATGCCATCTGGTGTTTTTAATGATTTGATATATACCACCCAGTGATTTTTATGATTTGATCTACCACCTGGTATTTTTATTGATAGTCTTCTGTTCCACCTGGTGATTTGGATGATTTGGCTCTCTGGGTAAATGCCTTTCTTGTCATGGCATCCTGCTAACATGTTATCATGAGCCTGAATTACTGCTTTAACAGCGTTGTtaagagaagaaaaataaatccaaaCTTTTGTTCTGTTTCTTCATAGCTTATGGTTATTTTCCGTTGGAGTACTGCTATGTTGTGTGCATCCCAGTCTGATGCGCTCTTGTGGGATTTGATCCAGCATCCTCTTAAAGGATGGCCGTATAGCAGAGATAAATGGATCAGGTTTAATCTCATTAGATGTTTTGTTTCCATATTGTACACACATACTGGTATCTGCATATTTACATGTAAATTCTCGCCGTTTATGGCCAAATCCCTCTCTGGTTGCTCTTTAAGAAATGTTCAGGCTctgttgtttttactttccctctTCTCCCCTATCTCCGAGACCATACGGTGTCACTTCCAGAAACATTTATGATAGCTGGCTAGCTGAGGATTTGAGTGCACACAGTTCTGGGATGGCACATTCAGTATCAGACTCTAATTTCAGTCAATattaagcatggaaactaattCATTGTAAAGGTCAGGCGTCATTGCTTTAGTCAATGATGGATCCGGCAggctctctctcccccactcctcctctcctctctgttctTAGTCTTGTGTAATGGTAGACTCACTCTGGGGGCTTAGCACCGCATTGTTTAGCTCTGACAATATATCCTAGAGACCTCTGCAGCTGCTCCCTGCGCTCACAATGACAGATTAATTAACACAATCACACGCTGCTGGCCCTGGCTCAACACACAGGTCTGCTGCGGGACAGATAGGTAAATCCTACACATATGGAGAACACGCACCACTTGATGAGGGTTTAATAACAGGGATAAGTTTTTTCGGAGGTGGGGGGTTGTAACTGATCAAGTCTGTCTGTCTCGATGGTTGGAcgtggaaaaagagagagggagagagcgagtgTTTTCTAATTCAGGAGAGCGGAGATGCTGAGGAAGAATTACCACTGCCAGATGTTCAGCTTGAGGAACATTGATTAGTCCAGAATTACTGGGTGCATTATTCATAGTCAGCCTATGGTGGTCATGAAGTTATTGATGTTCTCAATATGGATAGCAAATATAGTACAGTCATGGCTGTCAGGGTGAGAGACGGCTTCTTTGCCCGATACATCCAGATACAGTGCTGGATTTAGATGTTTAACTACAAACACCATGCATCTTAAATTAGAACGCACGCTTTGATTTCAATGGAAGGCGTGTGTTACGAATTACTTCTCTCAATATCTCATCAGGACAGATTTGAAAATGCACTTTGACTTTAATTATAATCTGAGATTTAGACTAACGACtctttttaaaatgataaaCTAATGAAGGATGCATGCTTCGGGCCTCTGACCTACATTGGGCCAGTTAGATCCCTGCTCAGAATGAAAACATGCCTAACATACATAAAATGCTCTGACAGTTATTAATTAGTCCCATTCAATACTCTTAACCTCAAGGTCAGTGAGCAGACACCATGTAATGATGTCGTTGCCACATGTGTTTTGTCCCTTATTCCCTGCTTTTACACTTCTTTTACCGTACAGCCAAGAGAGCCTGAAATGATAAGCGTCTGTAAAACTGTGAATGGTAATATGAGCAGTGGTTTACCCAGAAACATAGATAAAGCAAGCTGCTTGTACAGAGTATCACTTTTCATTTGGCTGTTCCAGTTACATCAGTATATTTTTTGTGATTGCTGACAGTAAAAGCATCTTTTAACCAATTGGGTCCTTATCTAACTCGGGCCTGTGTCTGTCTTAACAAATTCAGCTCTTATTCAGAGATCACAGTCAATCTGTCTGGTTTGTCTGAACTGATTACCTGTTGgcttttctgtctccctctcacTTCTGTCTTTTAATcctctttttaattattattgcaGATATGAGGCTCAAATTAAGCTCAAAATGCTTGTTTCCCTAGCATGCAGATAAAAAGATTTACCCAGGGAGTTGTGAACACCTGCCTTGAAATATTGTTCCACCGTCTCCTGAATGCCATTTGGCTTAATTGACTTGGAAACGTCCCAAATGCGTCATTGACTATGTGGtctaattaatattaataatatatgcTATTATAAACATC harbors:
- the LOC114559679 gene encoding zinc finger protein 536, with protein sequence MTKDSFITLSTHPIRSQMALLANQIMDARILSSMNGRAELSQFLRVSNQSIASQVNSTQEQDSRKNRKYPCPLCGKRFRFNSILSLHMRTHTGEKPFKCPYCDHRAAQKGNLKIHLRTHKQGILGKGRGRIREENRLLHELEERAILRDRQTRAGHVSQQQTSIINQLQKPQLLQTVPTQPPFLTNSGATKSQPHASTSPKVTPVPDDPIQPQPIGFRCSFCKGKFRKQQELERHIRILHKPYKCTLCEFAASQEEELIGHVEMAHITADSGLGQRPAMGAGDKKKPAGEFPCEVCGQTFSQAWFLKGHMRKHKDSFEHCCQICGRRFKEPWFLKNHMKVHLNKLAAKRNLPAEHDTCVDMNNLSQDHQSTLYSQYITRIHNRFLMAERADHQDYNQILATAGVDMKVREMLGRMISSGPLTDADCSSLLSLNHHHPPLSSTSMEYLQKITSNRDTLSSSSSSSYPGWQIMTPGLPVEQQMFGPKDQQQCASYLTETCVPVDDGKVCLADPDTKAISRPGSPGSASHPGPEMGSSHSGSGLDHRPQSSSPATGEKVYRCPLSSDYTAAQAASLGFHLDRYHFPHWQTSRDLSSPLQPTSSSSSSPNPNPKLRPRSREDWSPAHYLGLESHSDNALLINNQSSDKDTGGDGPLSAQTRKSQYEPLDLSVRPESVMSHSGMSPAVLVQMSGVFSNRLSSSITRRLQSYSNAAAELGVKPAYQRDLLVQGTKEEINTQNASSTGHDGEGEFEKSEQGREDENDDAAKWKMLKNNILEPEELGKADFQSPGEKKHDNPGTWGRAVAECPVSSLENLAPGQADPLQHQGGLLSYLRSQGNLSSAPSSAHKASLNDGGNMEKDVASARKPFQCRYCPYSASQKGNLKTHVLCVHRKPFDNSLYPDRRLRRSHTPQRPSRLPQSFMGDNRAPGRDQIGMTSLCGT